Proteins from a single region of Columba livia isolate bColLiv1 breed racing homer unplaced genomic scaffold, bColLiv1.pat.W.v2 Scaffold_135, whole genome shotgun sequence:
- the LOC135577727 gene encoding olfactory receptor 14J1-like, producing LHYGTLLGSRACVHMAAAAWATGFLTALLHTANTFSLPLCKGNALGQFFCEIPQILKLSCSHSHLRELGLLVVSACLFFTCFIFIVVSYVQILRAVLRIPSEQGRHKAFSTCLPHLAVVSLFVSTGSFAYLKPPSICSPSLDLVVSVLYSVVPPEF from the exons ctgcactacgggaccctcctgggcagcagagcttgtgtccacatggcagcagctgcctgggccactgggtttctcactgctctgctgcacacggccaatacattttcactgcccctgtgcaagggcaatgccctgggccagttcttctgtgaaatcccccagatcctcaagctctcctgctcacactcccacctcagggaacttgggctccttgtggtcagtgcctgtttattttttacgtgtttcattttcattgtggtgtcctatgtgcagatcttgagggccgtgctgaggatcccctctgagcagggacggcacaaagccttttccacctgcctccctcacctggccgtggtctccctgtttgtcagcactggttcatttgcctacctgaagcccccctccatctgttctccttccctggacctggtggtgtcagttctgtactcggtggtgcctcca gagttttaa
- the LOC135577728 gene encoding olfactory receptor 14J1-like, with translation LHYGTLLGSRACVHMAAAAWATGFLNALLHTANTFSLPLCKGNALGQFFCEIPHILKLSCSHSYLRELGILVVSACLGFTCFVFIVVSYVQILRAVLRMPSEQGRHKAFSTCLPHLAVVSLFLSTGVFAHLKPPSISSPSLDLVVSVLYSVVPPAVNPLIYSMRNQELKDALWKLISYNFLKH, from the coding sequence ctgcactacgggaccctcctgggcagcagagcttgtgtccacatggcagcagctgcctgggccactgggtttctcaatgctctgctgcacacggccaatacattttcactgcccctgtgcaagggcaatgccctgggccagttcttctgtgaaatcccccacatcctcaagctctcctgctcacactcctacctcagggaacttgggattcttgtggtcagtgcctgtttaggttttacgtgttttgtgttcatcgtggtgtcctatgtgcagatcttgagggccgtgctgaggatgccctctgagcagggacggcacaaagccttttccacctgcctccctcacctggccgtggtctccctgttcctcagcactggtgtgtttgcccacctgaagcccccctccatctcctccccatccctggacctggtggtgtctgttctgtactcggtggtgcctccagcagtgaaccccctcatctacagcatgaggaaccaggagctcaaggatgccttgtggaaactcatatcttacaATTTCCTGAAGCATTAA
- the LOC135577756 gene encoding olfactory receptor 14J1-like, with translation MSNSSSITQFLLLPFTDTRELQLLHFWLFLGIYLAALLGNGLIITTIAWDQHLHTPMYFFLLNLALLDLGCISTIVPKSMANSLWDTKVISYAGCAAQVFFFCFLFGSEYSLLTIMSYDRYVAICKPLHYGTLLGSRACVHMAAAAWATGFLYSLLHTANTFSLPLCKGNALGQFFCEIPQILKLSCSHSYLRELGLLVVSACLGFTCFVFIVVSYVQILRAVLRIPSEQGRHKAFSTCLPHLAVVSLFISTGMFAYLKPPSISSPSLDLVVSVLYSVVPPAVNPLVYSMRNQELKESIRKVISWVFVYTDQHSITVHK, from the coding sequence atgtccaacagcagctccatcacccagttcctcctcctgccgttcacagacacacgggagctgcagctcttgcacttctggctcttcctgggcatctacctggctgccctcctgggcaacggcctcatcatcaccaccatagcctgggaccagcacctccacacccccatgtacttcttcctgctcaacctcgccctcctcgacctgggctgcatctccaccattgtccccaaatccatggccaactctctgtgggacaccaaggtcatttcctatgcaggatgtgctgcacaggtcttttttttttgtttcttgtttggttCAGAGTATtctcttctcaccatcatgtcctacgaccgctacgttgccatctgcaaacccctgcactacgggaccctcctgggcagcagagcttgtgtccacatggcagcagctgcctgggccactgggttcctctattctctgctgcacacggccaatacattttcactgcccctgtgcaagggcaatgccctgggccagttcttctgtgaaatcccccagatcctcaagctctcctgctcacactcctacctcagggaacttgggcttcttgtggtcagtgcctgtttaggttttacgtgttttgttttcatagtggtatcctatgtgcagatcttgagggccgtgctgaggatcccctctgagcagggacggcacaaagccttttccacctgcctccctcacctggccgtggtctccctgttcatcagcactggcatgtttgcctacctgaagcccccctccatctcttccccatccctggacctggtggtgtctgttctgtactcggtggtgcctccagcagtgaaccccctcgtctacagcatgaggaaccaggagctcaaggagtCTATTAGAAAAGTGATTTCATGGGTGTTTGTCTATACTGATCAGCATTCCATCACTGTCCACAAATGA